From one Ammospiza caudacuta isolate bAmmCau1 chromosome 8, bAmmCau1.pri, whole genome shotgun sequence genomic stretch:
- the LYPD6 gene encoding ly6/PLAUR domain-containing protein 6 yields the protein MAWPPRLLLLLLLLPGRAPAARSRDFTAKDIVYLHPSTTPYPHGFKCFTCEKASDNYECNRWAPDVYCPRGTRYCFSQHMMRASGESVSVTKRCVALEECLSTGCTYIRHEEYKVCTSCCEGSICNLPLPRNASDAVFATLAPLSAAAGPAPLGPAALGLALLAQRWLTAAGR from the exons ATGGCCTGGCCAccaaggctgctcctgctgctcctgctgctgcccggcCGCGCTCCGGCCGCGCGGAGCCGCGACTTCACCGCCAAGGACATCGTCTACCTCCACCCCTCCA CCACACCGTATCCTCACGGATTTAAGTGTTTCACCTGTGAAAAGGCCTCGGATAATTACGAGTGCAACCGCTGGGCTCCGGATGTTTACTGCCCCCGAG GGACAAGGTACTGCTTCAGCCAGCACATGATGAGGGCCAGCGGGGAGAGCGTGTCTGTCACCAAGCGCTGCGTGGCCCTGGAGGAGTGTCTGAGCACGGGCTGCACCTACATCAGGCACGAGGAGTACAAG GTGTGCACGTCGTGCTGCGAGGGCAGCATCTGTAACCTGCCGCTGCCGCGGAACGCCTCGGACGCCGTGTTCGCCACGCTGGCCCCGCTCAGCGCCgccgcgggcccggccccgctcggccccgccgcgctcggGCTGGCGCTGCTGGCACAGCGCTGGCTCACGGCCGCGGGACGCTGA